In a single window of the Hoyosella subflava DQS3-9A1 genome:
- a CDS encoding cysteine hydrolase → MTFEAQRTALLGLHWQVNVIKPEGFFGPMLAEPVASSGVVDRAVAFHQAISEIGIPLVFTRFTIPEDEGLLVRNTGFMSAVGAAQSAFRPGSAGCQVIPEMADLAAQQHISDNQKLSGLAGSALPQWLKEQGVDTLLITGVATNLTVEQTARHGTDLGFTVHVVADCVAAADHSVHEGSLANLELVTAGSLTSVSLLESLRAS, encoded by the coding sequence ATGACGTTCGAGGCTCAGCGAACCGCGCTTCTTGGCCTGCACTGGCAGGTGAATGTGATCAAGCCGGAGGGTTTCTTCGGTCCGATGCTGGCCGAACCAGTCGCCAGCAGCGGCGTAGTGGATCGTGCTGTCGCTTTCCATCAGGCGATCAGCGAGATAGGCATCCCCCTGGTGTTTACTCGATTCACCATTCCTGAGGATGAAGGACTCCTCGTTCGCAACACGGGTTTCATGTCCGCAGTCGGTGCGGCACAATCTGCATTCCGGCCGGGCAGCGCTGGCTGCCAGGTCATTCCTGAGATGGCGGACCTGGCAGCGCAGCAGCACATCAGTGATAACCAGAAGCTCTCCGGACTCGCTGGCAGTGCCCTCCCGCAGTGGCTGAAGGAGCAGGGTGTCGACACCTTGCTCATCACGGGGGTGGCAACGAATCTGACTGTCGAGCAGACAGCGCGGCACGGAACTGATCTAGGTTTCACTGTTCACGTTGTCGCTGATTGCGTGGCTGCAGCTGACCATTCGGTGCACGAGGGGTCGCTCGCTAACCTCGAGCTCGTCACCGCTGGCTCTTTGACCTCCGTCAGCCTTCTCGAATCACTCAGGGCCTCATAA
- a CDS encoding alpha/beta fold hydrolase yields MDTASQPPVVFVHGIRLSSAAWGEHIRRLHAANHRAIAVDLPGHGKRRGQPFTVDGAIEAIYEGIDEVGGRALVVGHSLGGYMTIAAAARTPEKFAGLLIAGATAIPNRLFGLPFLAAHRLLLRLPDRGDRLSRSLLEKFAEPPLVEEMMQAGIATEVIPDVVREVTRFDVLAALRAYAGPVWFVNGRFDHFRAHERNFVATSANATRRVIPGAGHYLPASHTDAFAAIVKEAAATLTGTSTS; encoded by the coding sequence GTGGACACCGCCAGCCAGCCGCCCGTCGTTTTCGTGCACGGAATCCGGCTCAGTAGCGCCGCGTGGGGAGAACACATCCGTCGCCTTCATGCCGCGAACCATCGCGCAATCGCGGTCGACTTACCTGGCCACGGCAAACGCCGCGGCCAGCCATTCACGGTAGATGGCGCGATCGAGGCTATCTACGAGGGGATCGATGAAGTGGGAGGCAGAGCCCTCGTGGTGGGTCATTCCCTCGGCGGGTACATGACCATCGCGGCAGCCGCGCGAACCCCCGAGAAGTTCGCCGGACTCCTGATCGCTGGCGCGACAGCTATTCCGAACAGGTTGTTTGGCCTGCCATTCCTTGCGGCGCATCGCCTACTTTTGCGCTTGCCGGACCGGGGCGATCGTCTCAGTCGCTCACTGCTCGAAAAGTTCGCCGAACCACCACTTGTCGAGGAAATGATGCAGGCAGGAATAGCCACGGAAGTCATCCCGGACGTGGTGCGCGAGGTGACACGATTCGATGTGCTGGCAGCGCTGCGCGCCTACGCCGGGCCAGTGTGGTTTGTCAACGGCAGATTCGACCATTTTCGCGCGCACGAACGGAACTTCGTTGCCACTTCCGCGAACGCAACCCGGCGTGTGATCCCGGGCGCCGGACACTACCTTCCAGCCTCGCACACAGACGCATTCGCCGCGATAGTCAAGGAAGCGGCAGCAACCCTTACAGGAACGTCGACGAGCTAG
- a CDS encoding helix-turn-helix domain-containing protein, which yields MVRNPLTPEQIAAGRRLGALLREARGDSALADVASRAGISPETLRKIETGRMPTPAFGTIVHLSVALDVPLQSIADAWRDADAFQKAS from the coding sequence ATGGTCAGGAATCCGCTCACCCCAGAACAGATCGCCGCGGGGCGCCGACTAGGTGCGCTTCTCCGTGAAGCTCGCGGCGATAGCGCGCTGGCCGATGTGGCATCCCGCGCGGGGATCTCGCCCGAGACGCTTCGCAAGATCGAAACCGGCCGCATGCCAACCCCCGCCTTCGGCACAATCGTGCACCTGAGTGTGGCACTTGACGTTCCGCTGCAATCAATCGCTGATGCCTGGCGTGATGCTGACGCGTTCCAGAAGGCGTCATAA
- a CDS encoding class I SAM-dependent methyltransferase: MTHTEAHPHDEWYLPGFGRDWLLPLYDPFSTLNNLRRYHELLLRQAALSPGGRVLEIGCGTGNLLLLAKKLYPSTEFTGIDPDPKALSRAEKKAARRHLDVQFERGFAQRLPYDDDSFDQVLSAFMLHHLPTEVKQDALAEVQRVLRPGGQLHLVDVTGGAHRSHGWLTRSRRAKAHVHDHLGEGIPDRLRAAGFADVREADTRATRFGRLTYFEASL; this comes from the coding sequence ATGACTCACACCGAAGCGCATCCGCACGACGAGTGGTACCTTCCCGGTTTTGGCCGTGACTGGCTTCTGCCTCTGTACGATCCGTTCAGTACGCTGAACAATCTCCGGCGCTATCACGAGCTGCTACTCCGGCAGGCCGCGCTTTCTCCCGGTGGTCGCGTTCTCGAGATCGGCTGCGGTACGGGGAATCTCCTCCTTCTCGCTAAGAAGCTGTATCCGTCTACGGAGTTCACCGGCATCGACCCCGACCCGAAGGCGCTCAGTCGTGCGGAGAAAAAAGCCGCCCGCAGGCACCTCGATGTTCAGTTCGAACGCGGGTTCGCGCAACGGCTGCCCTACGATGATGACTCGTTCGACCAGGTGCTTTCCGCCTTCATGCTGCATCACCTGCCGACCGAGGTGAAGCAGGATGCCCTAGCTGAGGTCCAGCGCGTGTTGCGGCCAGGAGGACAGCTGCACCTCGTCGATGTGACAGGAGGCGCGCACCGTTCCCATGGCTGGCTGACCCGCAGCCGGCGCGCGAAGGCACATGTCCATGATCACCTGGGCGAGGGCATCCCTGATCGTCTGCGCGCCGCGGGGTTTGCCGACGTACGAGAAGCCGACACCCGCGCTACACGGTTCGGGCGGCTGACCTACTTCGAGGCTTCTTTATGA
- a CDS encoding TetR/AcrR family transcriptional regulator — MSTAGTKGVPRAQREQQILDIATDEFGGSGYTGTSLAAVAAKAGISKPLIVSYFGSKDGLYAACADRAGTNLCDRIETALEAEGPTAVRAEATLRAFFDALQRRPHDWNIIFDRTLPAGGPAATTARRIRTRLADQAARGVAAVGAMEHVTDPDDLSVLTEVWMNIVGAIVNWWLRHPDQTAEQMIRRSSRIINLMTNRPTRGHDS; from the coding sequence ATGAGCACCGCAGGAACCAAAGGCGTGCCGCGCGCCCAGCGTGAGCAGCAGATCCTCGACATAGCCACCGATGAGTTCGGCGGCAGCGGCTACACGGGCACGTCCCTCGCCGCGGTAGCCGCAAAAGCAGGAATCTCGAAACCCCTGATCGTGAGCTACTTCGGTTCTAAGGACGGCCTCTATGCGGCGTGCGCGGATCGCGCCGGAACGAACCTGTGCGACCGCATCGAAACCGCACTCGAGGCTGAGGGCCCGACCGCTGTGCGTGCAGAAGCGACCTTGCGAGCGTTCTTCGACGCGCTTCAGCGACGGCCGCACGACTGGAACATCATTTTCGACCGAACCCTTCCGGCAGGCGGGCCAGCAGCCACAACCGCGCGGCGAATCCGGACTCGCCTGGCCGACCAGGCAGCCCGCGGGGTAGCGGCGGTAGGCGCGATGGAACACGTCACCGATCCGGACGATCTCTCCGTCCTGACGGAAGTATGGATGAATATCGTCGGGGCAATTGTCAACTGGTGGCTGCGCCACCCCGACCAAACGGCAGAACAAATGATCAGGCGGTCCAGCCGTATCATCAACC
- a CDS encoding DUF6670 family protein: MLLRGLAPRLDSRISASSEPFDCPDIIAPHINSARWACTHYGVFVPELPAPYRYLNTMTLIGASGALCFDNDYLVAEDARRTATVLSSTAHGPKHHYRAYDTSADCQLAEDSSLLQWGDDLTIRCEHPRYALSARYDHMAVELQVTATQAVSWFVRSPVCDHFSLLATYTGSIEDATGHTDISGLCTFEYARYMSPQSLTAKPLPEALKLPVDFFTYQIVNINERTQMLLTDVRAAGVSACRLGHLRSLDGDARVFEDVTMEVLGYQSEPAIDPRGRKMRVPAKLRWTVRENGNELLRFDADVDSPLRYGHGRGYVGAYTYSGAWRGEPVTGTGYLEWVDCE, encoded by the coding sequence ATGCTGCTCAGGGGTCTCGCTCCTCGCCTGGATAGCCGCATCAGCGCCTCATCTGAACCCTTCGACTGTCCCGACATAATTGCACCGCACATCAATTCCGCTCGGTGGGCATGCACTCACTACGGGGTGTTCGTCCCTGAACTGCCCGCGCCGTACCGGTACCTCAATACGATGACCCTCATCGGAGCTTCAGGTGCCCTCTGTTTCGACAACGACTATCTTGTTGCCGAAGACGCACGCCGCACCGCGACGGTGCTGTCCTCCACTGCACACGGCCCAAAGCATCACTACCGGGCATACGACACGAGCGCTGATTGCCAACTCGCAGAGGACAGTTCCCTGTTGCAATGGGGCGATGACCTCACCATTAGGTGTGAGCATCCGCGTTATGCCCTGTCAGCACGGTATGACCACATGGCCGTCGAACTGCAGGTGACCGCGACGCAGGCGGTGTCCTGGTTCGTGCGATCGCCAGTGTGTGACCATTTCAGCCTGCTCGCCACGTACACGGGATCGATCGAGGACGCGACCGGTCACACCGACATTTCGGGGCTCTGCACATTCGAGTACGCGCGCTACATGTCACCGCAATCCCTGACCGCTAAACCCCTGCCCGAGGCTCTGAAGCTTCCGGTGGACTTCTTCACCTACCAGATCGTCAACATCAACGAACGCACCCAGATGTTGCTCACCGATGTGCGTGCAGCGGGCGTGTCCGCGTGCAGACTCGGCCATCTTCGCAGCCTCGATGGTGACGCGCGTGTCTTCGAGGACGTCACCATGGAGGTCCTGGGGTACCAGAGCGAACCAGCAATCGACCCGCGCGGCCGAAAGATGCGCGTCCCCGCGAAACTCCGGTGGACAGTTCGGGAAAACGGTAACGAACTTCTGCGTTTCGATGCGGACGTCGACTCTCCGCTCCGGTACGGCCACGGACGAGGTTACGTCGGCGCTTACACCTACAGCGGCGCGTGGCGCGGTGAACCGGTGACCGGCACTGGTTATCTCGAGTGGGTCGACTGCGAATAG
- a CDS encoding glutamate synthase-related protein has product MSAEISVSSVGATKIAAWDDLLPEQPAYALVANVDLVIIRHRGNQGVSVMYGRCQHRGALLSDGLVRAGRLVCGLHGSTYDAGTGINIHYQGADLKKFSAWVEDGAVWVDEAEIARWENHHPQKYARDAYQGLYADFKGTPEEPHNGAIQRLATDGLTKVGHHGQVEAMGVPRADLPTWDDLQLVTAQLATPPLLDDAAVGTAVTIGPRAARPLRLEIPLLVSDMSYGALSEEAKTALALGADLAGTGICSGEGGVLPEEQAANSRYFYELASARFGYTIEKVTASQAFHFKLGQAAKTGTGGHLPGHKVKGKIARVRGLEEGTPAVSPARFPDLTSVDDYRRVAAEIREATGGIPIGVKMSAQHIERDLDAAVAIGVDYVILDGRGGGTGAAPLLFRDNISVPTIPALARARRHLDSIGVHDVTLIITGGLRTHADFIKALALGADAIAIANSAMQAIGCLGMRACHTNKCPVGIATQDPVLRSRLPVDEAAQRLARYLGATVELMQVMARACGHDHLSKFSYDDLVTWKRDVSALSGVAFGGVTAP; this is encoded by the coding sequence ATGAGTGCCGAGATTTCTGTCAGTTCAGTGGGCGCCACGAAGATCGCGGCATGGGACGACCTCCTGCCGGAGCAACCCGCGTATGCGCTTGTCGCGAACGTGGACCTGGTGATCATCCGTCACCGCGGAAACCAGGGTGTTTCCGTGATGTACGGGCGGTGTCAGCATCGTGGTGCTCTGCTGTCCGACGGACTTGTTCGAGCCGGGCGGTTAGTGTGCGGTCTCCACGGCTCCACCTACGACGCCGGGACGGGCATCAATATTCACTACCAGGGTGCAGACCTGAAGAAGTTTTCCGCCTGGGTCGAAGACGGTGCGGTCTGGGTCGATGAGGCAGAAATCGCACGATGGGAAAACCACCATCCGCAGAAGTATGCGCGAGATGCTTACCAGGGCCTTTACGCCGATTTCAAGGGCACTCCGGAAGAACCACACAACGGCGCGATTCAGCGTCTCGCGACTGACGGTCTCACCAAGGTCGGGCATCACGGTCAGGTCGAAGCGATGGGGGTACCGCGCGCGGACCTGCCCACCTGGGACGATCTGCAGCTGGTGACGGCACAACTTGCAACTCCGCCGCTGCTCGATGACGCCGCTGTCGGTACTGCTGTCACAATCGGACCGCGAGCTGCACGTCCGCTGCGCCTCGAGATCCCGCTTCTGGTCTCCGACATGAGTTACGGAGCGCTTTCCGAGGAGGCGAAAACCGCACTCGCCCTTGGCGCCGATCTTGCAGGCACAGGTATCTGTTCAGGGGAAGGTGGGGTCCTCCCCGAAGAGCAAGCTGCGAACAGCCGGTACTTTTACGAACTCGCGTCGGCGAGATTTGGGTACACGATCGAAAAGGTCACTGCCAGCCAGGCGTTCCACTTCAAACTTGGGCAGGCGGCGAAGACCGGAACCGGCGGGCATTTGCCGGGCCACAAAGTAAAGGGCAAGATCGCGCGCGTCCGCGGGCTCGAAGAAGGTACCCCAGCGGTTTCTCCTGCCCGTTTCCCAGACCTCACAAGTGTCGATGACTACCGGCGTGTCGCGGCTGAGATCCGGGAGGCCACCGGGGGGATCCCGATCGGCGTAAAGATGTCTGCGCAGCACATCGAACGCGACCTCGACGCTGCGGTGGCCATCGGAGTCGATTACGTGATTCTCGATGGTCGCGGTGGCGGGACGGGCGCTGCGCCGCTCCTCTTCCGGGACAACATCTCAGTACCGACGATCCCTGCACTAGCGCGAGCGCGCCGCCATCTTGACTCGATTGGGGTGCATGACGTCACCTTGATCATTACGGGTGGACTGCGCACCCACGCTGACTTCATCAAGGCACTCGCATTGGGCGCCGACGCCATCGCTATCGCAAACTCGGCGATGCAGGCCATCGGATGTCTGGGCATGCGAGCGTGCCACACGAACAAATGCCCCGTCGGCATCGCGACCCAGGACCCGGTCTTGCGTAGCCGCCTTCCCGTCGACGAAGCAGCGCAACGGCTCGCTCGATATCTCGGCGCAACTGTCGAACTGATGCAGGTGATGGCGCGAGCCTGCGGACATGACCATCTTTCGAAATTTAGTTACGACGACCTTGTCACGTGGAAACGCGACGTGTCCGCGCTGTCGGGCGTCGCTTTTGGTGGGGTGACCGCGCCTTAG
- a CDS encoding AraC family transcriptional regulator has product MSTRMLRRLSDGTPVVSYEVRPGLPAVSVTRFEAGVRAPEKSSHAHDFVVLCFFEDGGGSVRTGGQPHLIAPGDVCVVTPGQVVSAHDHDSGDSGGGWLVFFPPEVLRTGAAGEWRSHPLLSRFVNGATETAQWLNVPEEGRYTWSQRFQSLERELKERRDGYRDAVLAHLTLLLVDTARLGENVVRDLQTKNEPLLAAVFAHIEDHYAEPLALTDIARAVGLTPGHVTTTVKNKTGRTVGEWIVQRRMAAARRLLADTVIPIEEVARHTGFTDPGYFTRIFRRNHGTTPLNWRRSGNA; this is encoded by the coding sequence ATGAGTACGAGGATGCTGCGCCGCCTCAGCGACGGAACCCCCGTCGTAAGCTATGAGGTCAGACCGGGGCTGCCAGCGGTGAGCGTGACGCGATTCGAGGCGGGCGTACGCGCGCCGGAGAAGTCCTCCCACGCACACGATTTCGTTGTGCTTTGCTTCTTCGAGGACGGTGGCGGGAGCGTGCGCACAGGGGGCCAGCCTCACCTGATAGCGCCGGGTGATGTATGTGTCGTGACACCGGGTCAGGTGGTATCGGCGCATGATCATGACTCCGGTGATTCAGGTGGCGGGTGGCTCGTGTTCTTTCCGCCAGAAGTACTGCGAACCGGCGCCGCAGGTGAGTGGCGTTCTCATCCACTTCTCAGTCGCTTCGTCAACGGCGCCACCGAAACCGCACAGTGGCTCAATGTCCCAGAAGAGGGCAGGTACACATGGTCGCAGCGTTTCCAGTCGCTGGAGCGTGAACTGAAAGAACGCCGCGACGGTTACCGCGACGCAGTACTGGCGCACCTCACGCTGCTCCTCGTTGACACGGCACGTTTAGGCGAGAACGTCGTCCGGGATCTCCAAACAAAGAACGAGCCCCTCCTTGCAGCCGTCTTCGCGCACATTGAGGACCACTACGCTGAACCGTTGGCTCTGACAGATATCGCGCGAGCGGTCGGCCTGACTCCTGGGCACGTGACGACGACAGTGAAGAACAAGACTGGTCGTACTGTCGGGGAATGGATTGTGCAGCGGCGCATGGCCGCGGCACGTCGATTGCTCGCCGATACTGTTATTCCTATTGAGGAAGTCGCGCGCCACACCGGTTTCACCGATCCCGGCTACTTCACGAGAATCTTCCGCCGCAACCACGGGACCACCCCACTCAACTGGCGACGGTCGGGCAATGCGTAG
- the map gene encoding type I methionyl aminopeptidase, translating to MVELKTPAEIERMRVSGAFVATVLDELSDLAGVGVNVRELEQHARTMIRARGAESCFWDYSPSFGSGPFRNVLCVSVNDAVLHGLPSSYTLRDGDLLCLDLAVAIDGWVADSARSMIVGTPRGDDQRLLEATEHALAAGIAAARAGNRLGDVSAAIGAVANKYSYPVNTDFGGHGLGRTMHEEPHVPNKGIPGRGMKLRCGMTLAIEPWFAKTTDRIILDDDGWTLRSADGSRGAHSEHSIAITEAGPLILTLPAQVL from the coding sequence GTGGTTGAACTCAAAACACCAGCAGAGATCGAGCGGATGCGGGTTTCCGGGGCATTCGTCGCGACGGTCCTCGACGAGCTCTCTGACCTGGCCGGCGTGGGGGTGAACGTGCGTGAACTCGAACAGCACGCGCGCACCATGATCCGAGCGCGGGGCGCGGAATCGTGTTTCTGGGACTACTCACCATCCTTCGGGTCAGGCCCCTTCCGCAACGTGCTGTGTGTCTCCGTCAATGACGCTGTCTTGCACGGACTCCCATCCAGCTACACCTTGCGTGACGGCGACCTCCTTTGCCTGGACCTTGCGGTCGCAATCGATGGCTGGGTCGCTGATTCCGCGCGCAGCATGATCGTCGGCACACCACGAGGTGACGATCAGCGCCTCCTTGAAGCGACTGAACACGCACTTGCCGCGGGCATCGCAGCCGCCCGCGCAGGCAACCGCCTAGGCGATGTGTCGGCAGCCATCGGTGCAGTAGCGAACAAATACAGCTACCCCGTGAACACCGACTTCGGTGGCCACGGACTGGGCAGAACCATGCACGAGGAGCCGCATGTGCCGAATAAAGGCATCCCTGGCCGGGGCATGAAGCTGCGGTGCGGAATGACACTGGCGATAGAACCCTGGTTCGCGAAAACGACCGATCGAATCATTCTCGACGATGACGGTTGGACCCTCCGTTCCGCGGACGGCTCGCGCGGAGCGCACTCCGAGCACAGCATCGCAATCACGGAAGCGGGGCCTCTGATTCTGACGCTTCCCGCACAAGTGCTGTAG
- a CDS encoding alpha/beta fold hydrolase, translating into MKRSRVHVVLNDDLVFDVVDSGPLGGEPVVLLHGFPQTASSWAHVSAHLHQRGYRTFAMNQRGYTPYASPRGRFAYRMSALVRDTIELLNEIGAPEVHLVGHDWGAAVAWSTAARHPERVRTLTAVSVPHRAAFVQSMFTGDQALRSFYMCPFQVPWLPEMLIRRYTGLLVRALSSTGMQSAQIERVHDEIVQTGALTGALNWYRAMMLANPLEVMRKVPVPTTHVWGAKDTALSHQGAGLTERYVTGDYRFVTLPDATHWIPDQNADELARIIHERASTNQIAPAIPGT; encoded by the coding sequence ATGAAGCGTTCACGCGTACACGTCGTGCTCAACGATGACCTCGTCTTCGATGTGGTCGATTCGGGACCATTAGGGGGTGAACCTGTGGTGCTCCTGCATGGGTTCCCGCAAACGGCGTCATCGTGGGCGCATGTCTCTGCCCACTTGCATCAACGTGGGTACCGAACGTTCGCGATGAACCAGCGTGGCTACACCCCTTACGCGTCCCCACGCGGTCGATTTGCCTATCGGATGAGTGCGCTGGTTCGCGACACTATCGAGCTGCTGAACGAGATCGGTGCGCCCGAAGTACATCTCGTCGGCCACGATTGGGGCGCCGCTGTCGCATGGTCAACTGCCGCCCGCCACCCCGAACGGGTCCGGACACTGACCGCAGTCTCAGTGCCGCACAGGGCAGCATTCGTACAGTCGATGTTCACGGGCGATCAAGCCTTGCGCTCCTTCTATATGTGTCCTTTTCAGGTCCCATGGCTTCCCGAGATGCTCATCCGGCGATATACAGGGCTGCTTGTTCGTGCCCTGTCGTCAACAGGGATGCAGAGCGCCCAGATCGAGCGCGTCCACGATGAGATCGTCCAGACCGGTGCGCTGACAGGCGCTCTCAACTGGTACCGCGCCATGATGCTGGCTAACCCGTTGGAGGTGATGCGCAAGGTACCCGTTCCCACGACGCATGTATGGGGCGCCAAAGACACGGCCCTGAGCCACCAGGGCGCAGGCCTCACGGAACGCTACGTGACCGGTGACTACCGATTCGTCACGCTCCCCGACGCTACACACTGGATTCCCGATCAGAACGCGGACGAGCTCGCCCGCATCATCCACGAACGCGCTAGCACCAATCAGATCGCGCCTGCCATACCGGGCACCTGA
- a CDS encoding alkaline phosphatase D family protein translates to MVGPLLRYVDADSATVWVQTNQRCQVTVICGDQSVTESTWSVHGRHFALIVLTGLTPGSALPYSLELDGEPTWPPELGESEMIRPQSVIRTLPEGASPGRRTRIAFGSCYRAGDLSPGVSKELGADSLVALSRFMMSIDASEWPDVLCLLGDQVYADNGPESLAEHLTREDDGQLHAVDFGQYAILYEEAWTQPDVQWLLSTVPTCMILDDHDLRDDWNTSSAWRHEAAQNPHWNRIVEGALSSYCVYQHLGNLSPAQLANDVVFNALRSTRDEADRDEFLRRFALDSDRHPEQARWSFERNFGLAHLVMVDTRCSRDLTETERRLLDREEWQWVRGQVLESDAPHILIGTSLPVLMLPGIHQLEGWNEAVCAGRWGPRWARTGERIRRALDLEHWGAFRASFLDMVALARDAARKPHPPQTFTWLSGDVHSSYIGAGKLDELPHSPMAITQLTMSPFRNPLPKAVRQAKKILGARTVATAFRWIAHRAKVDDTGLDWTIPHGPWFRNGVMTLDLTDDRALALIDHAVIAEDGSHRLHRTATVELRA, encoded by the coding sequence ATGGTCGGCCCACTCTTGAGGTACGTCGACGCGGACTCCGCAACGGTCTGGGTACAGACGAATCAGCGATGCCAGGTGACCGTGATCTGCGGCGATCAGTCGGTGACCGAGTCCACGTGGTCAGTCCATGGCCGGCACTTCGCGTTGATCGTGCTCACTGGCCTCACTCCAGGAAGCGCGCTCCCGTACTCGCTCGAACTGGACGGCGAACCGACGTGGCCCCCAGAACTCGGGGAGAGCGAGATGATACGGCCCCAGAGTGTGATCCGGACTCTCCCCGAAGGGGCATCTCCGGGCCGCCGTACGCGAATCGCGTTTGGCTCCTGCTACCGCGCGGGCGATCTCTCCCCCGGGGTTTCGAAGGAACTGGGCGCGGACTCACTCGTCGCGCTGTCGCGTTTCATGATGAGCATCGATGCCTCGGAGTGGCCTGACGTCCTGTGTCTCCTCGGCGATCAGGTGTATGCCGACAATGGTCCGGAGTCACTCGCCGAGCACCTCACCCGCGAAGACGACGGGCAGCTGCACGCTGTCGACTTCGGGCAGTACGCAATCCTCTACGAGGAGGCGTGGACACAGCCGGATGTGCAATGGCTCCTCTCAACCGTCCCCACCTGCATGATTCTGGATGACCACGATCTGCGCGACGATTGGAATACCTCGTCTGCGTGGCGGCACGAAGCCGCGCAGAACCCCCACTGGAACCGGATCGTCGAAGGCGCGCTCTCCTCGTATTGCGTCTACCAGCACCTCGGTAACCTCTCGCCTGCGCAACTCGCCAACGACGTCGTCTTCAATGCACTGCGTAGTACGCGGGACGAAGCGGACCGGGACGAATTCCTGAGAAGGTTCGCGCTCGACTCCGACCGGCACCCAGAGCAGGCGCGGTGGAGCTTCGAGAGGAACTTTGGGCTCGCGCACCTGGTGATGGTCGACACCAGGTGTTCGAGGGACCTTACTGAGACGGAACGACGGCTTCTCGACCGGGAAGAGTGGCAATGGGTACGCGGCCAGGTACTCGAATCCGACGCCCCGCATATCCTGATCGGCACGTCACTCCCGGTGCTGATGCTGCCCGGTATTCATCAGCTCGAAGGCTGGAATGAAGCAGTATGTGCGGGTCGCTGGGGACCCCGATGGGCCCGCACGGGTGAACGAATTCGCCGCGCCCTTGACCTGGAGCACTGGGGCGCGTTCCGCGCGTCCTTCCTCGACATGGTGGCGCTCGCCCGCGATGCTGCTCGCAAACCGCACCCGCCCCAGACGTTCACATGGTTGTCGGGAGATGTCCACAGCTCGTACATCGGCGCCGGTAAACTTGACGAACTGCCGCACTCCCCCATGGCGATTACCCAGCTCACGATGTCCCCGTTCCGGAACCCGCTGCCGAAGGCAGTCCGCCAAGCGAAGAAGATTCTCGGCGCACGAACTGTGGCCACGGCATTCCGCTGGATCGCGCACCGAGCGAAGGTCGACGACACCGGTCTCGACTGGACGATCCCGCACGGTCCTTGGTTTCGCAACGGCGTGATGACGCTCGATCTTACGGACGACCGCGCACTCGCGCTCATCGACCACGCCGTCATCGCCGAGGACGGCAGCCACCGGCTGCACCGAACGGCGACAGTGGAGCTGCGAGCGTGA